One genomic region from Zalophus californianus isolate mZalCal1 chromosome 14, mZalCal1.pri.v2, whole genome shotgun sequence encodes:
- the DSG3 gene encoding desmoglein-3 isoform X2: MTWLLFRTSGALAILMVLILVHGELRIETKGQHGEDDTAVQGKRRYKREWVKFAKPCREREDNSKRNPIAKITSDFQATQKITYRISGMGIDQPPFGIFVVDKNTGEINITAIVDREETPSFLITCYALNALGQNVEKPLILTVKILDVNDNPPVFSQSIFMGEIEENSASNSLVMILNATDADEPNHLNSKIAFKIVSQEPAGTPMFLLSRHTGEVRTLTNSLDREQVSSYRLVVSGADKDGEGLSTQCECSIKVKDVNDNFPMFRESQYSAHIEENTLNSELLRFQVIDWDEEFTDNWLAVYFFTSGNEGNWFEIQTDPRTNEGILKVVKALDYEQLQNVQLGIAVKNKAEFHQSVISQYRVQSTPVMIQVVNVKEGIAFRPASKTFTVQKGISSKKLVNYVLGTYPAIDEDTNKAASYVKYIMGRNDGGLLFIDSKTAQIKFVKNIDRDSTFIVNKTITAEVLAIDENTGKTSTGTVYVEVPGFNENCPTIVLEKKTICSSQPSVVVSARALDNKYTGPYTFSLEEQPLKLPVVWSITTLNATSALLNAPQLLSLGTHNIALTVTDSQDRQCETPESLTLEVCQCDNRDTCGTPSDNEDPDRIGGKRSSVRLGPAAIGLLLLGLLLLLLAPLLLLTCDCGVGPIGGVTGGFIPVPDGSEGTIHQWGIEGAHPEDKEITNIRVPPITANGADFMENSEVCTNTYAGGTVVEGASGMELTTKLGAATGSGAAAGFGAATGLGIGSAGQSGMMRTRHSTGGTIKDYGEGAVSMNFLDSYFSQKAFACAEEDDAQEANDCLLIYDNEGMGAPSSPVGSLGCCSFIADELDDSFLDSLGPKFKKLAEISLGIDDEAKQSQPPSKDSHFGIESCGYSLGVQQPESVRGQPLSGSQGTSALSASGSLPQPAISIPDPLQHGSYLVTETYSASGSLVQPSTAVSEPLLTQNVIVTERVICPISNAPGNLQTPMELRGSHNRICTEDPCSHLI, from the exons GTGCTCATATTGGTTCATGGAGAACTGCGAATAGAG ACAAAGGGTCAACACGGAGAAGATGATACTGCAGTACAAGGCAAAAGGAGATACAAGCGTGAATGGGTGAAATTTGCAAAACcctgcagagaaagagaagacaactCGAAAAGAAATCCAATTGCCAAA ATTACTTCAGATTTCCAAGCAACCCAGAAAATTACCTACCGAATTTCTGGAATGGGAATTGATCAACCCCCTTTTGGAATCTTTGTTGTTGACAAAAATACTGGAGAAATTAACATAACAGCCATAGTTGATCGTGAGGAAACTCCAAGCTTCCTG ATCACGTGTTATGCTCTAAATGCCCTAGGACAAAATGTAGAGAAACCACTTATATTAACAGTTAAAATTTTAGATGTCAATGACAATCCTCCAGTATTTTCACAAAGTATATTCATGGgtgaaattgaagaaaatagtGCTTCAA ACTCACTGGTGATGATATTAAATGCCACAGACGCAGATGAACCAAACCACTTGAACTCTAAAATTGCCTTCAAAATTGTCTCTCAGGAACCTGCAGGCACACCCATGTTCCTCCTAAGCAGACACACTGGGGAAGTCCGTACTTTAACCAATTCTCTTGATCGAGAG CAAGTTAGCAGCTATCGTCTGGTTGTGAGTGGTGCCGACAAAGATGGAGAAGGACTATCAACTCAATGTGAATGTAGTATCAAAGTGAAAGATGTTAATGATAATTTCCCAATGTTCAGAGAATCTCAG TATTCAGCACATATTGaggaaaatactttaaattctGAGTTGCTTCGATTTCAAGTTATAGATTGGGATGAAGAATTCACAGATAATTGGCTTGCAGTGTATTTCTTTACCTCTGGAAATGAAGGGAATTGGTTTGAAATACAAACTGATCCCAGAACTAATGAAGGCATCCTGAAGGTGGTTAAG GCTCTAGATTATGAACAACTACAAAATGTACAACTTGGTATTGCTGTCAAAAACAAAGCTGAATTTCACCAATCAGTAATTTCTCAGTATCGAGTGCAGTCAACCCCAGTCATGATTCAAGTAGTCAACGTGAAAGAAGGAATTGCATTCCGTCCTGCTTCCAAGACATTTACTGTGCAGAAAGGCATAAGTAGTAAAAAACTGGTCAATTATGTTCTGGGAACATATCCAGCTATTGATGAGGACACTAACAAAGCTGCCTCATATGTCAA GTATATCATGGGACGTAATGATGGTGGTTTACTATTCATTGATTCAAAAACTGCTCAAATCAAATTTGTCAAAAACATCGATCGGGATTCTACTTTCATAGTTAACAAGACAATCACAGCTGAGGTTCTGGCCATAgatg AAAACACAGGTAAAACTTCTACAGGCACCGTATATGTTGAAGTACCTGGTTTTAATGAAAATTGTCCGACAATCGtccttgaaaagaaaacaatttgtaGTTCACAACCTTCTGTGGTAGTCTCAGCTAGAGCACTAGACAATAAATATACTGGCCCCTACACATTTTCTCTGGAGGAGCAACCGCTAAAATTGCCAGTTGTATGGAGTATCACAACACTCAATG CTACTTCCGCACTCCTAAATGCCCCACAGCTGCTATCTCTTGGAACGCACAACATCGCCCTCACTGTTACTGACAGTCAGGACAGACAGTGCGAGACACCAGAGAGCCTGACTCTGGAAGTCTGCCAGTGTGACAACAGGGACACCTGTGGAACTCCCAGTGATAATGAAGACCCTGATCGCATAGGTGGAAAGAGATCATCAGTGAGGCTGGGGCCTGCCGCCATCGGCCTGCTACTCCTTGGTCTTTTGCTGTTGCTCT TGGCCCCCCTTCTGCTGCTGACCTGTGACTGCGGGGTGGGTCCTATCGGGGGAGTGACAGGAGGATTTATCCCAGTTCCTGATGGTTCAGAAGGAACAATTCATCAGTGGGGAATCGAAGGAGCCCATCCTGAAGACAAG GAAATCACAAATATTCGCGTGCCACCTATCACTGCCAATGGAGCCGATTTCATGGAAAATTCTG AAGTTTGTACAAATACATATGCTGGAGGGACAGTGGTGGAAGGAGCCTCGGGAATGGAACTGACCACCAAGCTTGGAGCAGCTACAGGATCTGGAGCTGCTGCAGGATTTGGAGCAGCCACTGGACTTGGCATTGGTTCTGCAGGACAGTCCGGAATGATGAGAACAAGGCATTCCACTGGAGGAACCATTAAAGACTATGGTGAAGGAGCAGTAAGCATGAATTTCCTGGACTCCTATTTTTCTCAG AAAGCATTTGCCTGTGCAGAAGAAGATGATGCCCAGGAAGCAAATGACTGCTTGCTGATCTATGATAATGAAGGAATGGGTGCTCCCAGTTCTCCCGTGGGCTCCTTGGGTTGTTGCAGTTTTATTGCCGATGAGCTGGATGACAGCTTCCTGGACTCGCTCGgccccaaatttaaaaaacttgCAGAGATAAGCCTCGGGATCGATGATGAAGCCAAACAATCTCAGCCACCATCCAAAGACAGCCATTTTGGGATTGAATCCTGTGGCTATTCCCTAGGAGTCCAACAGCCAGAATCTGTTAGGGGCCAGCCTTTGTCGGGCAGTCAAGGAACTTCTGCTTTGTCTGCTTCTGGCTCTCTTCCCCAACCAGCCATTTCCATCCCTGACCCTTTGCAGCATGGTAGTTATTTGGTAACAGAGACTTACTCGGCCTCTGGTTCTCTCGTGCAACCTTCTACTGCAGTCTCTGAGCCACTTCTCACACAAAATGTAATAGTGACAGAAAGGGTGATTTGTCCCATTTCCAATGCTCCTGGCAACCTACAAACTCCGATGGAGCTACGGGGGTCACATAATAGGATCTGTACAGAAGATCCTTGTTCCCATCTAATATGA
- the DSG3 gene encoding desmoglein-3 isoform X1 → MNRIILCNYLFEEFTSNLTLFKCLQVLILVHGELRIETKGQHGEDDTAVQGKRRYKREWVKFAKPCREREDNSKRNPIAKITSDFQATQKITYRISGMGIDQPPFGIFVVDKNTGEINITAIVDREETPSFLITCYALNALGQNVEKPLILTVKILDVNDNPPVFSQSIFMGEIEENSASNSLVMILNATDADEPNHLNSKIAFKIVSQEPAGTPMFLLSRHTGEVRTLTNSLDREQVSSYRLVVSGADKDGEGLSTQCECSIKVKDVNDNFPMFRESQYSAHIEENTLNSELLRFQVIDWDEEFTDNWLAVYFFTSGNEGNWFEIQTDPRTNEGILKVVKALDYEQLQNVQLGIAVKNKAEFHQSVISQYRVQSTPVMIQVVNVKEGIAFRPASKTFTVQKGISSKKLVNYVLGTYPAIDEDTNKAASYVKYIMGRNDGGLLFIDSKTAQIKFVKNIDRDSTFIVNKTITAEVLAIDENTGKTSTGTVYVEVPGFNENCPTIVLEKKTICSSQPSVVVSARALDNKYTGPYTFSLEEQPLKLPVVWSITTLNATSALLNAPQLLSLGTHNIALTVTDSQDRQCETPESLTLEVCQCDNRDTCGTPSDNEDPDRIGGKRSSVRLGPAAIGLLLLGLLLLLLAPLLLLTCDCGVGPIGGVTGGFIPVPDGSEGTIHQWGIEGAHPEDKEITNIRVPPITANGADFMENSEVCTNTYAGGTVVEGASGMELTTKLGAATGSGAAAGFGAATGLGIGSAGQSGMMRTRHSTGGTIKDYGEGAVSMNFLDSYFSQKAFACAEEDDAQEANDCLLIYDNEGMGAPSSPVGSLGCCSFIADELDDSFLDSLGPKFKKLAEISLGIDDEAKQSQPPSKDSHFGIESCGYSLGVQQPESVRGQPLSGSQGTSALSASGSLPQPAISIPDPLQHGSYLVTETYSASGSLVQPSTAVSEPLLTQNVIVTERVICPISNAPGNLQTPMELRGSHNRICTEDPCSHLI, encoded by the exons ATGAACAGGATTATCTTATGCAATTACTTATTTGAAGAATTCACTTCTAACTTGACTTTATTTAAATGCCTACAGGTGCTCATATTGGTTCATGGAGAACTGCGAATAGAG ACAAAGGGTCAACACGGAGAAGATGATACTGCAGTACAAGGCAAAAGGAGATACAAGCGTGAATGGGTGAAATTTGCAAAACcctgcagagaaagagaagacaactCGAAAAGAAATCCAATTGCCAAA ATTACTTCAGATTTCCAAGCAACCCAGAAAATTACCTACCGAATTTCTGGAATGGGAATTGATCAACCCCCTTTTGGAATCTTTGTTGTTGACAAAAATACTGGAGAAATTAACATAACAGCCATAGTTGATCGTGAGGAAACTCCAAGCTTCCTG ATCACGTGTTATGCTCTAAATGCCCTAGGACAAAATGTAGAGAAACCACTTATATTAACAGTTAAAATTTTAGATGTCAATGACAATCCTCCAGTATTTTCACAAAGTATATTCATGGgtgaaattgaagaaaatagtGCTTCAA ACTCACTGGTGATGATATTAAATGCCACAGACGCAGATGAACCAAACCACTTGAACTCTAAAATTGCCTTCAAAATTGTCTCTCAGGAACCTGCAGGCACACCCATGTTCCTCCTAAGCAGACACACTGGGGAAGTCCGTACTTTAACCAATTCTCTTGATCGAGAG CAAGTTAGCAGCTATCGTCTGGTTGTGAGTGGTGCCGACAAAGATGGAGAAGGACTATCAACTCAATGTGAATGTAGTATCAAAGTGAAAGATGTTAATGATAATTTCCCAATGTTCAGAGAATCTCAG TATTCAGCACATATTGaggaaaatactttaaattctGAGTTGCTTCGATTTCAAGTTATAGATTGGGATGAAGAATTCACAGATAATTGGCTTGCAGTGTATTTCTTTACCTCTGGAAATGAAGGGAATTGGTTTGAAATACAAACTGATCCCAGAACTAATGAAGGCATCCTGAAGGTGGTTAAG GCTCTAGATTATGAACAACTACAAAATGTACAACTTGGTATTGCTGTCAAAAACAAAGCTGAATTTCACCAATCAGTAATTTCTCAGTATCGAGTGCAGTCAACCCCAGTCATGATTCAAGTAGTCAACGTGAAAGAAGGAATTGCATTCCGTCCTGCTTCCAAGACATTTACTGTGCAGAAAGGCATAAGTAGTAAAAAACTGGTCAATTATGTTCTGGGAACATATCCAGCTATTGATGAGGACACTAACAAAGCTGCCTCATATGTCAA GTATATCATGGGACGTAATGATGGTGGTTTACTATTCATTGATTCAAAAACTGCTCAAATCAAATTTGTCAAAAACATCGATCGGGATTCTACTTTCATAGTTAACAAGACAATCACAGCTGAGGTTCTGGCCATAgatg AAAACACAGGTAAAACTTCTACAGGCACCGTATATGTTGAAGTACCTGGTTTTAATGAAAATTGTCCGACAATCGtccttgaaaagaaaacaatttgtaGTTCACAACCTTCTGTGGTAGTCTCAGCTAGAGCACTAGACAATAAATATACTGGCCCCTACACATTTTCTCTGGAGGAGCAACCGCTAAAATTGCCAGTTGTATGGAGTATCACAACACTCAATG CTACTTCCGCACTCCTAAATGCCCCACAGCTGCTATCTCTTGGAACGCACAACATCGCCCTCACTGTTACTGACAGTCAGGACAGACAGTGCGAGACACCAGAGAGCCTGACTCTGGAAGTCTGCCAGTGTGACAACAGGGACACCTGTGGAACTCCCAGTGATAATGAAGACCCTGATCGCATAGGTGGAAAGAGATCATCAGTGAGGCTGGGGCCTGCCGCCATCGGCCTGCTACTCCTTGGTCTTTTGCTGTTGCTCT TGGCCCCCCTTCTGCTGCTGACCTGTGACTGCGGGGTGGGTCCTATCGGGGGAGTGACAGGAGGATTTATCCCAGTTCCTGATGGTTCAGAAGGAACAATTCATCAGTGGGGAATCGAAGGAGCCCATCCTGAAGACAAG GAAATCACAAATATTCGCGTGCCACCTATCACTGCCAATGGAGCCGATTTCATGGAAAATTCTG AAGTTTGTACAAATACATATGCTGGAGGGACAGTGGTGGAAGGAGCCTCGGGAATGGAACTGACCACCAAGCTTGGAGCAGCTACAGGATCTGGAGCTGCTGCAGGATTTGGAGCAGCCACTGGACTTGGCATTGGTTCTGCAGGACAGTCCGGAATGATGAGAACAAGGCATTCCACTGGAGGAACCATTAAAGACTATGGTGAAGGAGCAGTAAGCATGAATTTCCTGGACTCCTATTTTTCTCAG AAAGCATTTGCCTGTGCAGAAGAAGATGATGCCCAGGAAGCAAATGACTGCTTGCTGATCTATGATAATGAAGGAATGGGTGCTCCCAGTTCTCCCGTGGGCTCCTTGGGTTGTTGCAGTTTTATTGCCGATGAGCTGGATGACAGCTTCCTGGACTCGCTCGgccccaaatttaaaaaacttgCAGAGATAAGCCTCGGGATCGATGATGAAGCCAAACAATCTCAGCCACCATCCAAAGACAGCCATTTTGGGATTGAATCCTGTGGCTATTCCCTAGGAGTCCAACAGCCAGAATCTGTTAGGGGCCAGCCTTTGTCGGGCAGTCAAGGAACTTCTGCTTTGTCTGCTTCTGGCTCTCTTCCCCAACCAGCCATTTCCATCCCTGACCCTTTGCAGCATGGTAGTTATTTGGTAACAGAGACTTACTCGGCCTCTGGTTCTCTCGTGCAACCTTCTACTGCAGTCTCTGAGCCACTTCTCACACAAAATGTAATAGTGACAGAAAGGGTGATTTGTCCCATTTCCAATGCTCCTGGCAACCTACAAACTCCGATGGAGCTACGGGGGTCACATAATAGGATCTGTACAGAAGATCCTTGTTCCCATCTAATATGA